From Oscillatoria salina IIICB1, a single genomic window includes:
- a CDS encoding single-stranded DNA-binding protein: protein MNSCILMVKIVENPQLRTTQDEKTVADMWVEFENGKPEEPPARIRVVGWGNTAAEIQANYQTGDRAIVVGRLKMNVFEREGTKEKRAELIASRLHKLDGTIPTTITTTTTATSASPSISSRPNNVVNLDTKKKSPEPDYLDYEEADSGTNPSTPVSEPALSQAKIAPTPVPDEDLDEIPF from the coding sequence ATGAATAGTTGCATTTTAATGGTCAAAATCGTTGAAAACCCCCAACTGCGGACAACACAGGACGAGAAAACTGTAGCTGATATGTGGGTGGAGTTTGAGAACGGAAAACCAGAGGAGCCACCAGCGAGAATTAGAGTAGTGGGTTGGGGAAATACCGCCGCCGAAATCCAAGCAAATTATCAAACAGGCGATCGCGCGATCGTTGTTGGTCGTTTGAAAATGAATGTTTTTGAACGAGAAGGAACGAAAGAAAAAAGAGCGGAGTTGATTGCTTCGCGGCTACATAAGCTTGACGGGACAATTCCCACGACAATTACAACTACGACAACTGCGACTAGCGCTTCTCCCTCAATTTCATCCCGTCCCAACAATGTCGTCAATCTGGATACGAAAAAGAAATCTCCCGAACCAGATTATCTCGACTATGAGGAAGCTGATTCAGGAACGAATCCCTCTACTCCAGTCTCGGAACCAGCATTGTCTCAAGCAAAAATTGCTCCTACACCAGTCCCCGATGAAGATTTAGACGAAATCCCTTTCTAG
- a CDS encoding mannose-1-phosphate guanyltransferase translates to MRAVLMAGGSGTRLRPLTCDLPKPMVPVLNRPIAEHIINLLRRNQIAEIIATLHYLPDVMREYFQDGSDFGVEITYAVEEDQPLGTSGCVKNIAELLDDTFLVISGDSLTDFDLQAAVAFHKEKKSKATLVLKRVPNPIEFGVVITDRENRIRRFLEKPSSSEIFSDTVNTGTYILEPEVLDYLPFNEESDFSKDLFPLLLEKEQPMYGYIAEGYWCDIGHLDAYREAHYDSLHGKVKIQLPYQEKFPGVWVGQNTYIDSTAKIEKPVIIGSNCRIGQRVHIESGTVIGDNVTVGADADLKRPIIWNGAIIGEEAHLRACIIARGTRVDRRAHILEGAVVGALSSVGEEAQISPNVRVWPRKKIESGAILNINLIWGNTAQRNLFSQQGVTGLANIDITPEFAVKLGAAYGSILKPGSMVAVSRDQRSISRMVSRSLIAGLMSAGVDVQNLEATAIPVARTVIPTMSVKGCIHVRLHPDRPDYILIEFLDAKGINISKSKEKKIEGAYFKEDLRRVQIAEIGNVVYASQVLDLYSKSFEKHLNVEAVRNSHAKVVIDYVYAVSGAILPRLLAKFGCDAVVLNASLNQTAVSNEERETLLYQLGQVVEALKANMGVQVSANGEQLILVDESGLSIRGEQLTALMVNMMMTAHPRSTVVVPVHASSAVEQIARRHDGRVIRTKATPTALMEASQENINVVLGGSGESGFIFPRLHPGFDGMFCIAKLIEMLTVQERSLAQIRAELPRICHKSYTMRCPWTVKGALMRYLVETHPTDNLELIDGVKIVNPQNDNWILVLPDAGESLVHIFANSEDREWVDSAIQEYRYRVQEFIEQEEGIETIGI, encoded by the coding sequence ATGCGAGCAGTGCTGATGGCTGGTGGATCTGGAACCAGGCTGCGTCCCCTAACCTGCGATCTTCCCAAACCAATGGTTCCGGTTCTCAACCGACCGATCGCAGAACACATTATCAACTTACTCAGACGAAATCAGATCGCCGAAATAATTGCCACACTACACTATCTCCCAGACGTGATGCGAGAATACTTCCAGGATGGTAGTGATTTCGGGGTTGAAATTACCTACGCTGTCGAGGAAGATCAGCCGTTGGGGACTTCTGGCTGCGTCAAAAATATCGCCGAACTACTCGATGACACTTTTCTGGTTATTAGCGGCGACAGTCTTACCGACTTCGATCTCCAAGCCGCAGTAGCCTTTCACAAAGAAAAAAAATCAAAAGCCACCCTAGTCCTCAAACGAGTTCCCAATCCGATCGAATTTGGCGTAGTAATTACCGATCGAGAAAATCGCATTCGTCGCTTTTTGGAAAAACCTTCTAGCAGTGAAATTTTTTCCGATACAGTCAATACAGGCACTTACATCCTCGAACCGGAAGTCTTAGACTACCTACCTTTTAACGAAGAATCCGATTTTTCCAAAGACTTATTTCCTTTACTACTGGAAAAAGAACAACCCATGTACGGCTACATTGCCGAGGGTTATTGGTGTGATATCGGTCATTTGGATGCTTATCGGGAAGCACATTACGATAGTTTACACGGTAAAGTAAAAATCCAGTTACCTTATCAAGAAAAATTTCCCGGAGTTTGGGTGGGACAAAATACTTATATCGATTCCACTGCCAAAATTGAAAAACCAGTAATCATTGGTAGTAATTGTCGTATCGGTCAGCGAGTTCACATTGAATCGGGAACCGTAATTGGCGATAACGTGACCGTTGGTGCAGATGCCGACTTGAAACGTCCGATTATCTGGAATGGGGCAATTATTGGCGAAGAAGCTCATCTGAGAGCTTGTATCATTGCTAGAGGTACTCGCGTAGACCGTCGCGCTCATATCTTAGAAGGAGCAGTGGTAGGCGCTCTTTCCAGCGTCGGCGAAGAAGCACAAATCAGTCCCAATGTCCGAGTTTGGCCCCGGAAAAAGATTGAGTCGGGAGCAATTTTAAATATTAACTTGATTTGGGGTAATACCGCTCAACGCAATCTTTTCAGTCAGCAAGGCGTGACGGGACTGGCAAATATTGATATTACACCCGAATTTGCGGTCAAGTTAGGAGCAGCTTATGGCTCGATTTTAAAACCTGGTTCGATGGTGGCTGTTTCTCGCGACCAACGAAGTATTTCTCGCATGGTCAGTCGTTCTTTAATTGCTGGTTTGATGTCGGCGGGAGTTGATGTCCAAAATCTCGAAGCAACTGCTATTCCAGTGGCGCGTACAGTTATCCCCACAATGTCGGTGAAAGGCTGTATTCACGTACGCTTACACCCCGATCGCCCGGATTACATTTTAATTGAATTTCTGGATGCCAAGGGTATTAATATCTCGAAATCCAAAGAAAAGAAAATTGAAGGTGCTTATTTTAAGGAAGATTTACGGCGAGTCCAAATTGCCGAAATTGGGAATGTGGTTTATGCTTCTCAAGTTTTGGATTTGTATAGTAAAAGCTTTGAAAAACACCTGAATGTGGAAGCGGTGCGTAATAGTCACGCGAAAGTGGTGATTGATTATGTTTATGCTGTCTCTGGGGCGATTTTACCTCGCTTGTTGGCGAAGTTTGGTTGCGATGCGGTGGTGCTGAATGCCAGTTTGAATCAAACGGCAGTTTCTAATGAGGAACGAGAAACTTTACTTTATCAGTTGGGGCAGGTGGTGGAAGCTCTCAAAGCTAATATGGGAGTGCAAGTTTCAGCAAATGGCGAGCAACTGATTTTGGTTGATGAGTCTGGTTTATCGATTCGGGGCGAACAGTTGACGGCGCTGATGGTCAATATGATGATGACGGCACATCCTCGCAGTACTGTAGTTGTCCCCGTTCATGCTTCTAGTGCGGTGGAACAAATTGCGCGACGACATGATGGGAGAGTGATTCGCACTAAGGCAACGCCGACGGCATTGATGGAGGCATCTCAGGAAAATATTAATGTAGTTTTGGGGGGAAGTGGGGAGAGTGGTTTCATTTTTCCCAGGTTACATCCTGGTTTTGATGGAATGTTCTGTATTGCTAAACTGATTGAGATGCTGACAGTGCAAGAGCGATCGCTGGCTCAAATTCGCGCGGAACTTCCTCGTATTTGCCATAAATCTTACACGATGCGCTGTCCTTGGACTGTTAAAGGAGCTTTGATGCGCTATCTGGTGGAAACTCATCCTACTGATAATTTGGAATTGATTGATGGTGTGAAGATTGTTAATCCTCAAAATGATAATTGGATTTTAGTTCTTCCTGATGCTGGTGAATCTTTGGTTCATATTTTTGCTAATAGTGAGGATCGCGAGTGGGTTGATAGTGCAATTCAAGAATATCGCTATCGGGTTCAGGAGTTTATCGAACAAGAAGAAGGTATCGAAACTATTGGTATCTAA
- a CDS encoding valine--tRNA ligase — MTASTSLPTQYEPRTTEAKWQQIWAENQVFQANPEAGGETYSIVIPPPNVTGSLHMGHAFNTSLIDVLVRYHRMLGKNTLCLPGTDHASIAVQALIDKQLREEGINRDDLGREEFLARAWQQREESGDRIYNQLQRLGLSADWSRQRFTLDEGLSEAVATAFVQLYEEGLIYRGNYLVNWCPGTQSAVSDLEVEMEEVDGHLWYFRYPLSDGSGHLEVATTRPETMLGDTGVAVNPNDDRYQQFIGKTIALPIMNREIPIIADELVDPEFGTGCVKITPAHDPNDFIMGQRHNLPSINILNKDGSLNENAGDFAGQDRFVARENVVKRLENEGFLVKIEDYRHSVPYSDRGKVPVEPLLSTQWFVKIEPLAQKALQHLDQQNSPYFVPERWKKVYRDWLVKLNDWCISRQLWWGHQIPAWYAVSETNGEITDDTPFIVAHNQAEAQEKAIAQFGENVKLQQDPDVLDTWFSSGLWPFSTMGWPQQTADLAAYYPNSTMVTGFDIIFFWVARMTMMAGHFTEQMPFQDVYIHGLVRDENGKKMSKSAGNGINPLQLIEKYGADALRYTLIKEVAGAGQDISLQYDRDRDESVSVEASRNFANKLWNAARFVMLNLDGKTPEQLGKANYSDLEMSDRWILSKFERVTQQTRAHLDEYGLGEAAKGLYEFIWGDFCDWYIELVKSRLWDDSSSQSRLVAQQNLAYLLDGILKLLHPFMPHITEEIWQMLVQKSDQFLALQAYPETKDRFSTRSTKPKDTVVVSGDFHETQVILEKIKDTTVRVLSEPPKYLREFYVSYKLPILVFLLLFISLVSFKAIGAALDAINSVPFVEYTFDAIGMGYLLWFTYRYLLRPNTRRELKAKINSWIEQAVDNKEQQLSVSLPTREEAKVTSLTAVPQTAKAEKSVLIDTELESQFELLIGTIRTIRNLRAEADIKPGVKVSAILQSESLQEREILEQGQEYIKELGKVEKLTITPSLAAEPSQAIASVIGTVQVLIPLSGIVDLESLRAKLDKNLGKVRAEIQSLTARLSNQGFVQKAPAEVVQGARDALAEAEKQADILEERLQRLQ; from the coding sequence ATGACCGCATCAACTTCCTTGCCAACCCAGTACGAACCCAGAACCACAGAAGCCAAATGGCAACAAATCTGGGCAGAAAATCAGGTGTTTCAAGCTAATCCCGAAGCAGGTGGCGAAACCTACAGTATTGTGATTCCGCCGCCGAATGTGACGGGTAGCTTACACATGGGACACGCTTTTAATACGTCTCTGATTGATGTATTAGTTCGCTATCACCGGATGCTGGGTAAGAATACACTTTGTTTACCGGGAACTGACCACGCTAGTATTGCCGTCCAAGCGTTGATTGACAAACAATTACGCGAAGAAGGTATAAATCGTGACGATTTAGGTCGAGAAGAATTTTTAGCCAGGGCTTGGCAGCAACGAGAAGAATCTGGCGATCGCATTTACAATCAACTTCAGCGTCTGGGGCTTTCGGCAGATTGGTCCCGGCAACGTTTTACTTTGGATGAAGGTTTATCGGAAGCAGTAGCAACAGCTTTTGTCCAGCTTTATGAAGAAGGTTTAATTTATCGCGGTAATTACTTAGTTAACTGGTGTCCCGGTACTCAGTCAGCCGTCTCGGATTTAGAAGTGGAAATGGAGGAGGTTGACGGACACTTGTGGTACTTCCGCTATCCTCTTAGTGACGGTAGCGGTCATCTGGAAGTGGCGACGACTCGCCCAGAAACAATGTTAGGCGATACTGGAGTGGCAGTTAACCCTAACGACGATCGCTACCAACAATTCATCGGCAAAACGATCGCCCTACCAATTATGAATCGGGAAATTCCGATTATTGCTGATGAATTGGTCGATCCTGAATTCGGTACGGGTTGCGTGAAAATTACTCCCGCCCACGACCCCAATGACTTTATAATGGGTCAGCGTCATAACTTACCGTCAATTAATATTCTGAATAAAGACGGCAGTTTGAATGAAAATGCAGGAGATTTCGCCGGACAAGACCGTTTCGTCGCCCGCGAAAATGTGGTCAAACGCCTGGAAAATGAGGGATTTTTAGTCAAAATCGAAGACTATCGCCATAGCGTTCCCTACAGCGATCGCGGTAAAGTTCCCGTAGAACCGCTACTTTCCACTCAATGGTTCGTCAAAATTGAACCTCTCGCCCAAAAAGCTTTACAACACCTCGACCAACAAAACTCGCCCTACTTCGTCCCGGAACGCTGGAAAAAGGTTTACCGCGACTGGTTGGTCAAACTCAACGATTGGTGTATCTCCCGCCAATTGTGGTGGGGACACCAAATTCCCGCTTGGTACGCTGTTAGCGAAACCAATGGCGAAATTACCGACGATACCCCCTTCATCGTCGCCCATAACCAAGCCGAAGCCCAAGAAAAGGCAATAGCACAATTTGGGGAAAATGTCAAGCTGCAACAAGACCCAGATGTGTTAGATACCTGGTTTTCTTCCGGACTGTGGCCCTTTTCGACAATGGGTTGGCCCCAACAAACAGCCGATTTAGCAGCCTACTACCCAAATAGTACAATGGTGACAGGCTTTGACATCATCTTCTTTTGGGTAGCCCGAATGACGATGATGGCAGGACATTTTACCGAGCAAATGCCCTTCCAAGACGTTTACATCCACGGTTTGGTTAGGGATGAAAACGGGAAAAAAATGTCGAAATCGGCAGGAAATGGCATCAATCCCCTGCAATTAATCGAAAAATACGGTGCAGATGCTTTGCGTTACACCTTAATTAAAGAAGTAGCCGGAGCAGGTCAAGACATAAGCTTACAATACGATCGCGATCGAGACGAGTCAGTTTCAGTCGAAGCATCCCGCAACTTCGCGAACAAACTCTGGAATGCAGCCAGATTCGTGATGCTGAATCTGGATGGGAAAACGCCAGAACAACTAGGAAAAGCTAACTATAGCGACCTGGAAATGAGCGATCGCTGGATTTTGTCCAAATTTGAGCGAGTAACTCAACAAACCAGAGCCCACCTGGACGAATACGGCTTAGGAGAAGCAGCCAAAGGGCTATATGAGTTTATTTGGGGCGATTTCTGCGACTGGTATATCGAACTAGTTAAATCCCGTCTCTGGGATGATTCCAGTTCCCAATCCCGTTTAGTCGCTCAACAAAACCTCGCCTACCTACTTGATGGTATCCTGAAACTGCTCCATCCTTTTATGCCGCACATCACCGAGGAAATTTGGCAGATGCTCGTGCAAAAATCTGACCAGTTTCTCGCTTTACAAGCTTACCCGGAAACCAAGGACAGATTCTCCACTCGCTCAACTAAGCCAAAAGATACTGTCGTAGTTTCCGGCGATTTCCACGAAACTCAAGTAATTCTGGAGAAAATCAAAGATACCACCGTTCGGGTTTTATCGGAACCACCAAAGTATTTGCGAGAGTTTTACGTGAGCTATAAACTACCGATCTTAGTTTTTCTCTTACTGTTTATTAGCTTAGTTTCCTTCAAAGCGATCGGTGCAGCCTTGGATGCGATTAATAGCGTTCCTTTTGTCGAATATACCTTCGACGCGATCGGAATGGGATACTTACTGTGGTTTACTTATCGCTATTTACTACGCCCCAATACTCGTCGTGAATTAAAAGCAAAAATTAATTCCTGGATCGAGCAAGCAGTAGATAATAAGGAGCAGCAGCTATCAGTTTCCTTACCAACTAGAGAAGAGGCAAAAGTTACCTCACTAACAGCCGTTCCTCAAACCGCTAAGGCTGAGAAATCAGTCTTAATCGATACTGAATTAGAGTCACAATTCGAGTTATTAATTGGGACAATTCGCACTATTCGTAACTTGCGCGCCGAAGCCGATATTAAGCCAGGAGTTAAAGTATCAGCCATTTTACAAAGCGAAAGTCTCCAAGAACGAGAAATTTTAGAGCAAGGTCAGGAGTATATTAAAGAGTTGGGTAAAGTAGAAAAACTGACAATTACGCCCAGTTTAGCCGCAGAACCATCTCAAGCGATCGCCTCAGTTATCGGAACAGTACAAGTATTGATTCCTCTTTCTGGTATCGTTGATTTAGAATCTTTGCGTGCCAAGCTAGACAAAAACTTGGGCAAAGTACGAGCCGAAATTCAATCCTTAACCGCTCGTCTGTCCAATCAGGGTTTTGTCCAGAAAGCCCCTGCCGAAGTGGTACAAGGTGCCAGAGATGCTCTGGCAGAAGCCGAAAAACAAGCGGATATCTTAGAAGAGCGCCTTCAGCGTTTACAGTAA